In Phaeobacter inhibens DSM 16374, the following proteins share a genomic window:
- a CDS encoding peptidoglycan -binding protein: MALSRRTGQRFQASIWPGFVDAMTGLLLVLMFLLTIFMVVQFVLRETISGQESQLDELAAEVGALADALGLEERANSQLQARLGALSATLGTTQGALETAEAELAVAQGEISDFEAQVAQLLLQQQEANATISDLTAQRAALQAAQSDLEGERDALSQALAVSRDEIDAQTEVARLAAARREALEALVADLEGQASEATAAVSQLEADLTDAEAARLAEAAAAEALRDRLKTADAELTAMTLALEEQRQAAEDTLTLLAAAETAKGQLDAQLADVLEALDVAKAANADRDALAERLTRVLAQLETTQTSADAQVAALQAELDQLRESRDAAKSELENTSAAQAETEQRLLDALSQLEQASAAAADREVLQQRLLAALTEGEERAVETAELASLAEQRAALLAQARASLSTEQAVSEEAQRQTALLNQQVAALREQLGGLQTLLDDYKARDAAQSVQMQNLGQDLNAALARAAAEERRRRLLEESERKRLETEAEQLSSKAQDLEQYRSEFFGRLRDVLGNQEGVRIEGDRFVFASEVLFAPGSADLSPAGRAEIGKVAGILQAVAAAIPPEINWIIRVDGHTDDTPLGIHPKFADNWELSQGRALSVVRYMVQALGIPPERLSANGFGEYQPVNPAPTAVARAQNRRIELKFTER; the protein is encoded by the coding sequence ATGGCCCTGTCACGTCGCACCGGACAGCGTTTTCAGGCCTCAATCTGGCCGGGATTTGTGGATGCGATGACCGGGTTGCTGCTGGTCCTGATGTTCCTCCTGACCATTTTCATGGTGGTCCAATTTGTCCTGCGGGAGACGATTTCCGGGCAGGAAAGCCAGCTGGATGAGCTGGCAGCGGAGGTGGGGGCGCTGGCCGATGCGCTGGGCCTCGAAGAGCGAGCGAACAGCCAGTTACAGGCCCGGCTCGGTGCGCTGTCGGCCACGCTTGGGACCACCCAGGGTGCGTTGGAAACTGCGGAAGCAGAGCTTGCAGTAGCGCAGGGCGAGATCAGTGATTTTGAGGCACAGGTCGCCCAGTTGCTGCTGCAACAGCAGGAAGCCAACGCCACCATCAGTGATCTGACCGCGCAGCGCGCGGCGTTGCAGGCGGCGCAGAGCGATCTGGAAGGAGAGCGGGACGCGCTGTCGCAGGCTCTTGCGGTCAGTCGCGATGAAATCGATGCCCAGACTGAGGTCGCGCGCCTTGCCGCAGCCAGGCGGGAGGCACTGGAAGCGCTTGTCGCCGATCTCGAAGGGCAGGCGTCTGAGGCAACCGCAGCAGTCTCGCAGTTGGAAGCTGACCTAACCGACGCTGAGGCGGCGCGGCTTGCCGAGGCGGCTGCCGCGGAGGCGCTGCGTGATCGGCTGAAGACGGCAGACGCGGAATTAACGGCGATGACACTGGCGCTGGAAGAACAGCGTCAGGCCGCTGAAGATACGCTGACTTTGCTGGCGGCGGCGGAAACCGCCAAGGGGCAACTGGATGCGCAGCTGGCGGACGTGCTGGAGGCGCTGGATGTCGCAAAGGCCGCAAACGCGGACCGCGACGCATTGGCCGAGCGTCTCACGCGTGTTCTGGCGCAGTTGGAAACCACGCAGACCAGCGCCGATGCACAGGTCGCCGCCTTGCAGGCAGAGCTGGATCAGTTGCGTGAGAGCCGGGACGCGGCAAAATCCGAGCTGGAAAATACATCAGCAGCGCAGGCCGAGACAGAACAGCGTCTGCTGGACGCTTTGTCTCAGCTGGAGCAGGCTAGTGCCGCCGCCGCCGACCGGGAGGTGCTGCAACAACGTCTGCTGGCAGCGCTGACGGAGGGCGAAGAGCGGGCTGTGGAAACCGCAGAGCTGGCCAGCCTCGCCGAACAGCGTGCAGCCCTGCTGGCGCAGGCCCGTGCGAGCCTCAGTACGGAGCAGGCGGTTTCGGAGGAAGCGCAGCGACAGACGGCACTGCTGAACCAGCAGGTTGCGGCCCTGCGAGAGCAGCTCGGCGGGTTGCAGACGCTGCTGGATGACTACAAGGCCCGTGACGCCGCACAATCGGTGCAGATGCAGAACCTCGGCCAGGATCTGAATGCCGCACTGGCGCGGGCCGCCGCAGAGGAACGCCGCCGCCGTCTGCTTGAAGAGAGCGAGCGCAAGCGACTGGAAACCGAAGCAGAGCAGCTGAGCAGCAAGGCCCAGGATCTGGAGCAATACCGGTCGGAATTCTTCGGCCGCCTGCGAGATGTTCTGGGCAATCAGGAGGGGGTCCGGATTGAGGGGGACCGCTTTGTCTTTGCCTCTGAGGTATTGTTTGCTCCTGGGAGCGCAGATCTGTCACCGGCCGGACGGGCGGAAATTGGCAAGGTCGCCGGTATCCTGCAGGCTGTTGCGGCGGCGATCCCGCCTGAGATCAACTGGATCATCCGTGTGGATGGTCACACCGATGACACACCGCTTGGTATCCATCCGAAATTTGCCGACAACTGGGAGCTAAGCCAGGGCCGCGCCTTGTCGGTTGTACGCTACATGGTGCAGGCGCTGGGCATTCCGCCCGAGCGCCTGTCTGCCAATGGGTTTGGTGAGTATCAGCCGGTGAACCCTGCGCCGACGGCGGTGGCCCGGGCGCAGAACCGGCGGATTGAGCTGAAGTTCACCGAGCGCTGA
- a CDS encoding DUF2087 domain-containing protein: MTRKSLPLQVDDLSHFSRALARQLGEASPPHLTLMNMLARAAGFQNLQHQRAVQAAAGRLAQANTAAPADHRLIERTLTQFDASGRLLRWPSRRGVQTLALFGLWAVFPTDTLLSEAEVNRILLAEHDFKDPATLRRTMISCGLLTRQRDGSNYRRIEQEPPTEAKTLISRLSARRKQRPDPTAAGPVSRPPKR; this comes from the coding sequence ATGACCCGCAAATCTCTCCCCTTACAGGTCGATGACCTGTCGCATTTCTCCCGTGCTCTGGCCCGTCAATTGGGGGAGGCCAGCCCGCCCCATCTGACGCTGATGAATATGCTGGCACGCGCCGCCGGATTTCAGAACCTGCAACACCAGCGCGCCGTTCAGGCCGCTGCCGGACGTTTGGCGCAGGCCAACACGGCCGCCCCCGCTGACCACCGGCTGATTGAACGCACACTCACCCAATTTGACGCTTCAGGACGACTGCTGCGCTGGCCCTCCCGGCGAGGGGTGCAGACGCTGGCGCTCTTTGGTCTGTGGGCGGTATTCCCGACTGACACATTGCTAAGCGAGGCGGAGGTGAACAGGATCCTGCTGGCCGAACATGATTTCAAGGATCCCGCGACCCTGCGGCGGACGATGATTTCCTGTGGACTGCTGACGCGTCAGCGGGATGGCAGCAACTACAGGCGGATTGAGCAGGAACCACCGACTGAGGCCAAAACGCTGATCTCCCGCCTGTCGGCACGGCGCAAACAACGGCCTGATCCAACAGCTGCCGGACCAGTGAGCAGACCGCCAAAGCGATAA
- a CDS encoding gamma-glutamylcyclotransferase, protein MTMWVFGYGSLLWNPGFPVARREVATLPGYARSFCMKSIHHRGSEEKPGLVLALDAIDGAACTGIALAVETGHEEQTLLELRARELISSAYVEKDLTVQLASGGEVTAVTYVIDPDHNQYCGGISLETQARIIAEAVGGRGPNTEYLFNTAEHLAEIGLRDADLDWLSARVRDLAS, encoded by the coding sequence ATGACCATGTGGGTATTTGGATACGGATCTTTGTTGTGGAACCCGGGCTTTCCGGTGGCCCGCCGCGAAGTGGCTACTCTGCCGGGCTATGCCCGATCCTTCTGCATGAAATCCATCCATCATCGCGGCAGTGAGGAGAAGCCGGGTCTGGTTCTGGCACTGGACGCGATAGATGGCGCCGCCTGCACGGGGATCGCGCTGGCGGTCGAGACCGGCCACGAAGAACAGACATTGCTGGAACTGCGGGCACGGGAGCTGATCTCCTCGGCCTATGTGGAAAAAGATCTGACTGTCCAGTTGGCCAGTGGTGGTGAGGTGACGGCCGTCACCTATGTGATTGACCCGGATCACAATCAATACTGCGGTGGCATCAGTCTGGAAACTCAGGCGCGGATCATAGCGGAGGCGGTTGGCGGGCGTGGTCCCAATACCGAATACCTCTTCAATACTGCGGAGCATCTGGCCGAGATCGGGTTGCGCGATGCTGATTTGGATTGGCTGTCAGCGCGTGTGCGGGACCTTGCATCATAA
- a CDS encoding extensin-like domain-containing protein, with the protein MRRGWTAGLRALSIAGGLTALIAASAGATAANAPETSLRPNARPDLVSGATVTAAALSVAAELRPQSRPQSEQAIALAALSLPLVPAGPDASLRPHLRPGDLAEKILFGKRKRRKTSVCGDIDIQGSKVGTVPGRLNGCGAKNAVRVRSVAGVTLSQQSVMTCDTARALKKWVERDVIKAFGRRDKVVSLRVAAHYSCRTRNNRPGAKISEHGRGKAIDISGFVLESGKVITVLKGWTARATRKGLRKMWKGACGPFGTVLGPLSDRYHLDHFHLDVARHRGGPYCR; encoded by the coding sequence ACCGCTCTGATCGCGGCCAGCGCCGGTGCTACGGCAGCCAATGCACCGGAAACCTCCCTGCGGCCCAATGCGCGCCCCGATCTAGTGTCGGGCGCGACGGTGACAGCTGCTGCGCTATCCGTTGCTGCGGAGCTGCGGCCTCAATCGCGTCCGCAGTCGGAGCAGGCTATCGCCCTGGCCGCGCTGAGCCTGCCGCTTGTGCCCGCAGGGCCCGACGCCTCTCTGCGTCCACATTTGCGGCCCGGTGATCTGGCGGAAAAAATCCTGTTCGGCAAACGCAAACGCCGCAAGACCTCTGTCTGCGGCGATATCGATATTCAGGGCAGCAAGGTTGGTACCGTGCCCGGTCGGCTGAACGGCTGCGGGGCTAAGAATGCCGTGCGCGTCCGCTCGGTCGCCGGGGTGACGCTCAGCCAGCAGTCGGTGATGACCTGCGACACCGCGCGTGCGCTCAAGAAATGGGTCGAACGCGATGTGATCAAAGCCTTTGGCCGCCGCGACAAAGTGGTCTCTCTGCGGGTGGCGGCGCATTATTCCTGCCGCACCCGCAACAATCGGCCAGGCGCAAAGATTTCCGAACACGGTCGTGGCAAGGCGATTGATATCTCAGGCTTTGTACTGGAAAGCGGTAAGGTGATTACCGTGCTGAAAGGCTGGACCGCGCGCGCCACGCGGAAGGGGCTGCGCAAGATGTGGAAAGGTGCCTGTGGTCCGTTTGGCACCGTTCTGGGGCCGCTGTCAGATCGCTACCATCTGGACCATTTCCATCTGGATGTGGCGCGCCATCGCGGCGGCCCATACTGCCGTTAA
- a CDS encoding DUF2125 domain-containing protein — MIRWTKLLLIMVCSWSLYWAIAGWGLRQGLDEWFAEQRRQGWQADYGALRTSGFPLYHHHRITTPTLADPGTGTAWRADWLDIRSLALWPGTLTLHLPQTPQRLSYFDETAILQANGLQADLRLAPGSARELEQLHITADPWTVRSDGNTDLGAQAFQLDMTQTDASNRYQIRADAVGLAPHPLLRQRLAATEGLPERLDTVIAEMTVTFDTRWDRNAIELRRPQPRHIKLHLAEASWGPMRIKATGEISLDETGLPEGDLALQVENWQDILQLAETAGNLPPRARAGIEQVLQIFAGLGGNHRDLDLPLTLKSGYVALGPLPIGPAPRLVLR; from the coding sequence ATGATCCGATGGACAAAACTGCTGCTGATCATGGTCTGCAGCTGGAGCCTCTACTGGGCCATCGCGGGCTGGGGCCTGCGTCAGGGGCTCGACGAGTGGTTTGCCGAGCAGCGGCGACAGGGCTGGCAGGCCGACTACGGGGCGCTGCGCACCTCGGGCTTTCCGCTTTATCATCATCATCGCATCACCACCCCCACCCTCGCTGACCCGGGCACCGGCACCGCATGGCGCGCCGACTGGCTGGATATCCGCAGCCTGGCACTCTGGCCCGGCACGCTGACGCTGCATCTGCCACAGACACCACAGCGGCTGTCATATTTCGATGAGACGGCGATCCTTCAGGCAAACGGGCTACAGGCCGATTTGCGGCTGGCCCCCGGATCTGCACGGGAGTTGGAACAGCTACACATCACCGCCGACCCCTGGACGGTACGCAGTGATGGCAACACCGATCTTGGCGCGCAGGCCTTTCAGCTGGATATGACCCAGACCGACGCGTCAAACCGCTACCAGATCCGCGCAGATGCGGTCGGCCTGGCTCCACATCCGCTCCTGCGCCAGCGTCTTGCCGCAACAGAGGGGCTGCCCGAACGGCTGGACACAGTCATTGCCGAGATGACGGTCACCTTCGATACACGCTGGGACCGCAATGCGATTGAACTGCGGCGCCCGCAACCCCGCCACATCAAACTCCATCTCGCCGAAGCCAGCTGGGGACCGATGCGGATCAAAGCCACTGGTGAAATCAGCCTTGATGAAACCGGCCTGCCGGAGGGCGACCTCGCACTGCAGGTCGAGAACTGGCAGGACATTCTGCAATTGGCAGAGACAGCAGGCAACCTGCCGCCCCGCGCACGCGCAGGCATCGAACAGGTGCTGCAGATCTTCGCCGGTCTTGGCGGAAATCACCGGGACCTTGATCTGCCGCTGACGCTCAAATCCGGCTATGTCGCGCTCGGGCCGCTGCCAATTGGCCCGGCGCCACGTCTGGTCCTGCGTTAA